From a single Deinococcus humi genomic region:
- a CDS encoding DUF72 domain-containing protein — protein sequence MRSDVFKIGCAGWGVASGQAALFDTGDSVLERYSTRLTAVEINSSFTRPHQRRTYERWARSVPPGFRFSVKVPKAVTHTARLRESGDLLRSFLDQVEGLGDRLGGLLVQLPPSLAFECDVARAFFMELRDLTSAAVLCEPRHPSWFTPEVDAQLTELQVGRVAADPAVVPRAARPGGSGGTRYYRWHGSPRTYYSAYGREALQTLARTVHATPAGQELWVIFDNTAVGAALGDAFELMALLERLNQECIP from the coding sequence ATGCGGTCTGACGTCTTCAAAATTGGTTGTGCGGGCTGGGGCGTAGCCAGCGGCCAGGCGGCTCTCTTCGACACCGGTGACAGCGTGCTGGAACGCTACAGCACCCGCTTGACCGCGGTGGAGATCAACTCCTCGTTCACCCGGCCGCACCAGCGCCGCACCTACGAACGGTGGGCACGCAGTGTTCCTCCCGGATTCCGCTTCAGCGTCAAGGTCCCCAAGGCGGTCACCCATACGGCGCGGCTGCGCGAAAGCGGTGACCTGCTGCGCTCCTTTCTGGACCAGGTGGAGGGCCTTGGGGACAGGCTGGGTGGCCTGCTCGTTCAACTCCCACCCAGCCTGGCGTTCGAGTGTGACGTCGCGCGGGCCTTCTTCATGGAACTCCGGGACCTCACCTCCGCTGCGGTCCTGTGTGAACCGCGCCACCCCTCCTGGTTTACCCCTGAGGTCGATGCGCAACTGACCGAGCTTCAGGTGGGCCGGGTGGCGGCCGATCCAGCGGTCGTGCCCAGAGCCGCCCGGCCGGGCGGCTCTGGGGGAACACGGTACTACCGCTGGCACGGCTCCCCACGCACGTACTATTCGGCGTATGGCCGAGAGGCCCTGCAGACGCTGGCCCGGACGGTTCACGCCACACCCGCCGGGCAGGAGCTCTGGGTCATCTTCGACAACACGGCGGTCGGCGCAGCGCTGGGTGACGCCTTTGAGCTTATGGCGCTGCTCGAACGCCTGAATCAGGAGTGCATCCCATAA
- the topA gene encoding type I DNA topoisomerase produces the protein MLTLVIVESPAKAKKIAGYLGPGYIVQASLGHVRDLPGSRAEIPEQYAGERWASLGVHPETFRPIYVVPQSKRRTVEELRALARKADRVLFAADPDREGEAIAWHLSVLLGVKDPVRLVYSEITREALQAALTQTRPLNLPLVAAQESRRVIDRLVGYGVSPLLWSSVGGKLSAGRVQSAALMLLAQREMARMKFTPATFWTLRADVLTRPKFVATVTHVRTEDHPEGHAIARASDFTEGGVLKGGADVLLMTDEQAKALCERLDGQSAIVAAVEQSETRSRPAPPFTTSTLQQAGARLKLGAKEVMDLAQQLYERGFITYMRTDSPVLSEEALTESRRVATGLFGEDAVPREPRQYATRNKNAQEAHEAIRPTGVNWKAPAQTGLSGNLLALYTLVYQRTVASQMHDAVYDKTVVTLNCGDAILRAQGRVLRGAGYTALLSSDEEDAESQRLPKVMVGQVVPLKVRPPEGKRTAAPPRYTEAALVQAMERAGIGRPSTYAQTLATLAARDYTRPLGRALAVTATGLLVATYLARQVPEVAQAEFTALMEAGLDDVAAGHTTRVAYLRQFWTQGLAPRIRGAGDDPPTLPLPHLPGARLRATASGVKLFRDGHSALLPLEALPAELDEAAAGAVMAGTWKPKKVRAAKGTRGNALPGNTRVRAGQEWKDRT, from the coding sequence GTGTTGACCCTGGTGATCGTGGAGAGTCCGGCCAAGGCCAAAAAGATCGCCGGTTATCTGGGACCGGGATACATCGTCCAGGCGTCGCTCGGGCACGTGCGGGACCTACCTGGTAGTCGGGCCGAGATTCCAGAGCAGTACGCAGGAGAGCGCTGGGCGAGTCTCGGCGTCCACCCGGAGACCTTCCGGCCCATCTACGTGGTGCCCCAGAGCAAGCGGCGCACCGTCGAGGAGTTGCGGGCTCTGGCCAGGAAGGCCGACCGGGTGCTGTTCGCCGCCGACCCCGACCGCGAGGGCGAGGCCATCGCCTGGCACCTGAGTGTTCTGCTGGGGGTCAAGGATCCGGTGCGCTTGGTCTACTCCGAGATCACCAGAGAGGCCCTTCAGGCCGCCCTGACCCAGACCCGTCCCCTGAACCTCCCGCTTGTGGCGGCCCAGGAGTCGCGGCGGGTCATCGACCGCCTGGTGGGGTATGGCGTCAGTCCCCTGCTGTGGAGCAGCGTGGGGGGAAAGTTGAGCGCAGGACGCGTCCAGAGCGCGGCACTGATGCTGCTTGCGCAGCGCGAGATGGCGAGGATGAAGTTCACGCCCGCCACCTTCTGGACCTTGCGGGCCGACGTCCTGACCCGCCCGAAGTTCGTGGCGACGGTGACCCACGTGCGGACGGAAGACCATCCTGAGGGCCACGCCATCGCCCGCGCCAGCGACTTTACCGAAGGCGGCGTGCTCAAGGGCGGTGCGGACGTCTTGCTGATGACCGATGAACAGGCGAAGGCGCTGTGCGAGCGTCTGGACGGACAGAGCGCCATCGTGGCTGCGGTGGAGCAGAGCGAGACGCGTTCGCGCCCGGCGCCGCCCTTCACGACGTCCACCCTGCAGCAAGCTGGAGCCCGCCTAAAGCTCGGCGCGAAAGAGGTCATGGACCTCGCGCAGCAGCTCTACGAGCGGGGCTTTATCACCTACATGCGCACCGACTCTCCCGTCCTTTCGGAAGAAGCGCTCACCGAGTCCCGCCGGGTGGCGACCGGCCTCTTCGGGGAGGACGCCGTGCCCAGGGAGCCGCGCCAGTACGCGACCCGCAACAAGAACGCCCAGGAAGCCCATGAGGCCATCCGGCCCACTGGGGTGAACTGGAAGGCACCCGCACAGACGGGCTTGTCGGGCAACCTGCTGGCCCTGTATACCCTGGTCTACCAGCGGACGGTGGCCAGCCAGATGCACGACGCGGTGTATGACAAGACGGTGGTGACGCTGAACTGCGGCGACGCCATCCTGCGGGCTCAGGGCCGGGTACTGCGTGGGGCTGGCTACACCGCCCTGCTGTCGAGCGACGAGGAGGATGCGGAGAGCCAGCGCCTGCCGAAGGTGATGGTGGGCCAGGTGGTTCCCCTGAAGGTCCGCCCGCCCGAGGGCAAGCGCACCGCGGCGCCGCCGCGCTACACGGAAGCTGCCCTGGTGCAGGCGATGGAACGCGCCGGTATCGGACGGCCCAGCACCTACGCCCAGACGCTGGCCACCCTGGCGGCCCGCGACTATACCCGGCCGCTGGGACGCGCGCTGGCGGTCACGGCCACGGGGTTGCTGGTGGCGACGTACCTCGCCCGTCAGGTGCCGGAGGTGGCCCAGGCGGAGTTCACGGCGCTGATGGAGGCGGGGCTGGACGATGTGGCGGCCGGCCACACCACCCGGGTGGCGTACCTGCGGCAGTTCTGGACCCAGGGGCTGGCGCCCCGGATTCGCGGCGCAGGGGATGACCCGCCCACGCTGCCTCTGCCGCACCTGCCCGGTGCGCGACTGCGCGCCACGGCCAGTGGGGTCAAGCTGTTCCGGGACGGACACAGCGCCCTGCTGCCTCTGGAGGCGCTTCCCGCGGAGCTGGACGAAGCGGCGGCCGGGGCCGTGATGGCTGGCACCTGGAAACCGAAAAAGGTCCGTGCGGCGAAAGGGACGAGAGGGAACGCGCTGCCGGGGAACACTCGTGTGCGGGCGGGTCAGGAGTGGAAGGACAGGACGTGA
- a CDS encoding hemolysin family protein: MLEYLTPLLIIVVLVLLNGLFVAAEFALVASRRSRLNVLAGKGNGAAQGLLRIFDHPTGKDRYIAIAQLGITLASIGLGMYGEPAIAKWLYGPFEHAGLSYAAAHTLGFIIALSLITFMHVVFGEMIPKALALQTPEAVSVRVNPLMRVFGFVFRPLIAVLSVLALGLMRLLRIREPGKDALLYTSKELSIITEESAQSGQLGEAQRDLIQNIFALEDRTAQELMTPRRSLEVLSVDATPEDVLARITRSPRSRYPVYEDHLDEIIGVLHVKDFIRARATGHPLDLGQLVRPLPSLAAGASAEDLLALFKRERMHAALIVDEFGGTLGFVTMDDLIEDVMEEDDDSDSDWLRRNPDGSYSLDGEVTLSELREDHGLNLHSDEVTTVAGLVLEAHGTVPQPGLTVHVQGHDLTAEAVDGLKITRIRVRPVGTEV; the protein is encoded by the coding sequence ATGCTCGAGTACCTGACGCCTCTTTTGATCATCGTGGTGCTGGTTTTGCTCAACGGCCTGTTCGTCGCGGCCGAGTTCGCGCTGGTGGCTTCACGTCGAAGCCGCTTGAACGTGCTTGCCGGGAAGGGGAACGGCGCTGCCCAGGGGCTGCTCCGAATCTTCGATCACCCCACGGGCAAGGACCGTTACATCGCCATCGCGCAACTGGGCATCACCCTGGCCTCTATCGGGCTGGGGATGTACGGAGAACCGGCGATAGCAAAATGGCTTTACGGTCCTTTTGAGCACGCGGGGCTGTCTTACGCTGCCGCGCACACCTTGGGCTTCATCATCGCCTTGAGCCTGATCACCTTCATGCATGTCGTGTTCGGGGAGATGATCCCCAAAGCCCTGGCCCTCCAGACGCCGGAGGCAGTCAGCGTGCGGGTCAATCCATTGATGCGCGTCTTCGGCTTCGTGTTCCGGCCACTGATCGCGGTGCTGAGCGTCCTGGCGCTGGGCCTGATGCGCCTGCTGCGGATCAGGGAACCTGGCAAGGACGCCTTGCTCTATACCAGCAAGGAACTCAGCATCATCACCGAGGAGAGCGCGCAGAGTGGGCAGCTCGGCGAGGCACAGCGCGACCTGATTCAGAACATCTTCGCGCTTGAGGACCGCACCGCACAGGAACTGATGACCCCCCGCCGGAGTCTGGAGGTCCTGTCGGTGGACGCCACGCCTGAAGATGTGCTCGCACGCATCACCCGTTCGCCCCGCAGCCGCTATCCCGTGTACGAGGACCACCTCGACGAAATCATCGGGGTCCTTCACGTCAAGGACTTTATCCGGGCGCGGGCGACAGGCCATCCACTGGACCTGGGCCAGCTGGTGCGGCCGCTGCCCAGCCTGGCTGCGGGTGCCAGCGCCGAGGACTTGTTGGCGCTGTTCAAGCGCGAGCGCATGCACGCGGCGCTGATCGTCGACGAGTTCGGCGGCACCCTCGGCTTCGTAACGATGGACGACCTGATTGAGGACGTGATGGAAGAAGATGATGACTCAGACAGTGACTGGCTGCGCCGCAATCCCGACGGCTCGTACTCGCTGGACGGCGAGGTGACCCTCTCCGAACTGCGAGAAGATCACGGCCTGAATCTGCACAGCGACGAGGTCACCACCGTCGCCGGTCTGGTGCTCGAAGCGCATGGCACCGTGCCACAACCAGGCCTTACGGTGCACGTGCAGGGCCATGACCTCACGGCCGAGGCTGTGGACGGCCTGAAGATCACCCGCATCCGTGTCCGTCCTGTAGGCACTGAAGTGTGA
- a CDS encoding hemolysin family protein: MLLPVLVILIMVAVNALYVAAEFATVGSRRSRVQEAAENGNRAAARLLGILRDPKQLDTYVAACQIGITLSSLIAGAYGQSQLTPLLTPVLGAVGGPVVATIIVLVVITALQVVLGELLPKTVALRYPERLATATLRPMLLSLWLFQPLIAVFNGTAFRLMRAWGLNVDHSHAHVHSPEELEDLYRDSARGGLIDAAERDMVAGVLNVEDRIVREIMTPRTRMVTIPAHSSVQEAMRQLAATSYTRFPVTGDHADDVIGIVNLRQLFLAAERRPGAQVSGIMRPPMIVADSMAVPDLWRKLREASRQSAIVVDEYGRVVGIVTLEDALEEIFGEIQDEFDQEEEPVVVQGHRVTVRGDVLIEALNHRFVLKLPNDEVDTVSGLIWQELGRLPMVGDEVGVDALTLRVEAMERRAVQRVSFSLPSGSVDRNDPERL; the protein is encoded by the coding sequence GTGCTGCTACCGGTGCTGGTCATCCTGATCATGGTGGCCGTCAATGCCCTGTACGTGGCTGCCGAGTTTGCCACCGTGGGCTCGCGCCGCTCCAGGGTGCAGGAAGCGGCCGAGAACGGCAACCGCGCCGCTGCCAGGTTGCTCGGTATCCTGCGGGACCCGAAACAGCTGGACACTTACGTCGCGGCCTGCCAGATCGGCATCACCCTCAGTAGCCTGATCGCTGGGGCGTATGGGCAGTCGCAGCTCACCCCCCTGCTGACACCCGTCCTGGGGGCGGTGGGCGGTCCGGTCGTGGCCACAATCATCGTGCTGGTCGTGATCACAGCCTTACAGGTCGTGCTGGGTGAACTGCTGCCCAAGACGGTCGCGTTGCGCTACCCCGAGCGACTCGCCACAGCCACGCTGCGGCCTATGCTGTTGAGCCTGTGGCTCTTCCAGCCGTTGATTGCCGTGTTTAACGGCACCGCATTTCGGCTGATGAGGGCCTGGGGCCTGAATGTCGACCACAGCCACGCGCACGTCCACTCCCCCGAGGAACTCGAGGACCTCTACCGTGACAGCGCCAGGGGCGGACTGATCGACGCGGCCGAGCGCGACATGGTGGCGGGCGTGTTAAATGTTGAGGACCGCATCGTGCGCGAGATTATGACGCCCCGCACCCGCATGGTGACCATCCCCGCGCACTCGTCCGTCCAGGAGGCCATGCGGCAATTGGCGGCCACGTCCTACACGCGCTTCCCTGTGACGGGTGACCACGCCGACGACGTGATCGGGATCGTGAACCTCCGCCAGCTGTTTCTGGCGGCGGAGCGGCGCCCGGGGGCGCAGGTCAGCGGCATCATGCGCCCCCCCATGATCGTGGCAGACAGCATGGCTGTTCCAGACCTGTGGCGCAAGCTGCGGGAAGCGTCGCGCCAGAGCGCCATCGTGGTGGACGAATACGGCCGTGTGGTCGGAATCGTGACCCTGGAGGACGCCCTGGAGGAGATCTTCGGGGAGATCCAGGACGAGTTCGACCAGGAAGAAGAACCCGTGGTGGTTCAGGGCCACCGGGTCACCGTTCGCGGTGACGTGCTGATCGAAGCCCTGAACCACCGCTTCGTCCTTAAACTGCCGAACGACGAGGTGGATACCGTCAGTGGCCTGATCTGGCAGGAACTCGGGCGCCTACCGATGGTGGGCGACGAGGTGGGGGTGGACGCCCTAACCCTGCGTGTCGAAGCGATGGAGCGCCGCGCCGTGCAGCGGGTGAGCTTCTCTCTGCCGAGCGGCAGTGTGGACCGTAACGACCCGGAGAGGCTCTGA
- a CDS encoding PAS domain S-box protein — protein MSDHATSPFALSVLHANDHSFQALIDHSADIFTVLDTHGRILYQSPSARHHLGCDRNPQAGQHHVNLDHVHPDDRERIARGVLESRPGMTLTLCPYRVRHAKGTWRWLEGTAVNLLDHPLVGGILVQSRDVTVRVYAEQRARALSGLSLALGSTNTTEEVVQVILQQGLEAIGALAGGVVQLGEDGEHLNVLGSVGSAEVVERTWRRFSEGTAVPALDALKQGRDLFLTREDWCERDPNLQHIDAAETGASAVLALTSNGRVMGALTLSFQGDSAFSEDERQYLRSVAAQCALALERSALKTQLQQQERLYRKLTDFSSDVVSVIALDGQTQFVSPAVTRMLGYTPEERVGLNVFDGIHPDDRDRVAREFDAAVRSTLPRLVTYRFQHKSGHWVWLESTGTNASTDPDLRGVVINTRDVTARLEAEQAHRDSTRRLQLSGEQSDTLIHIFNPDYDCVYVSPAAQGMLGYSPEELLACPVHQLIHPEDLPGVETAWKAQAPTSAYRIRRCDGTFLWVESTVRRVMDEQGALVETYIATRDITSRKEAEKALRLQLRRFQHLVELTAEFAAQEDPEQHIQTALERCLELTPYAYGFYFPVNGDTLIEPLHAGEATSEMFAWTLPLEQVHRRGEVGQALRRHEAFFAGPAQAVFSPPESLPRPVWTTMAVVPVGTRGALRGFMAFGTNDAVEVDRDIRRLLLGVGEQASRAVERSAHLDELRQSREETLRALGLALEYRDYETKGHTDRVVDLTSRLGRALGFSGDDLDALRWGAFLHDTGKVAIPDAILLKPGRLDAQEWQIIKRHPEIGYEMLHHIPSLPPATLEVVLYHQERWNGSGYPRGLIGPDIPLAARVFAVVDVYDALTSERPYKRAWTHEEAAVQLRKEAAVLLDAQVVEAFLQLTFSARSPTEERCHDPE, from the coding sequence ATGTCTGATCATGCCACGTCCCCCTTTGCTTTGAGTGTTCTGCACGCCAATGACCACTCCTTTCAGGCCTTGATCGACCACAGCGCCGACATCTTCACCGTGCTCGATACTCATGGGCGCATTCTGTATCAAAGCCCTTCTGCACGGCATCACCTGGGATGTGACCGCAACCCACAAGCGGGCCAGCACCATGTCAATCTCGACCATGTCCATCCAGATGACCGTGAACGGATTGCACGGGGCGTGCTGGAGTCTCGCCCGGGGATGACCTTGACGCTGTGTCCCTACCGCGTGCGTCATGCCAAGGGCACCTGGCGTTGGCTGGAAGGCACGGCTGTCAACCTGCTGGACCATCCCCTGGTGGGCGGCATTCTGGTGCAGTCCAGGGATGTCACCGTGCGTGTTTATGCCGAGCAGCGTGCGCGTGCGCTGTCCGGATTGAGCTTGGCGCTGGGAAGTACGAACACCACAGAAGAGGTCGTGCAGGTCATTCTGCAGCAGGGGCTTGAGGCAATTGGCGCTCTTGCCGGCGGGGTCGTGCAGCTTGGTGAGGACGGCGAACATCTGAACGTGCTGGGTAGTGTGGGTTCCGCTGAAGTTGTTGAGCGCACCTGGCGGCGCTTTTCTGAGGGCACAGCGGTCCCGGCCTTGGACGCCCTGAAGCAGGGCCGCGACCTGTTCTTGACGCGTGAGGACTGGTGTGAGCGAGACCCGAACCTGCAGCACATTGACGCAGCGGAAACGGGTGCCAGCGCTGTCCTGGCCCTGACGAGCAATGGGCGGGTAATGGGCGCCCTCACGCTCTCGTTCCAGGGAGACAGTGCGTTTAGTGAGGACGAACGTCAGTACCTGCGCAGTGTCGCGGCCCAGTGTGCCCTGGCCCTGGAGCGCAGCGCACTGAAGACCCAGCTTCAGCAGCAGGAACGGCTCTACCGCAAGCTGACGGACTTTAGTTCCGACGTGGTCTCCGTGATCGCCCTGGATGGACAGACACAGTTCGTCAGCCCCGCCGTCACCCGGATGCTGGGATACACGCCGGAGGAACGTGTTGGCCTGAACGTGTTCGACGGGATTCATCCGGATGACCGGGACCGCGTGGCACGCGAATTCGATGCGGCCGTGCGCAGCACCCTGCCACGACTGGTCACCTACCGCTTTCAGCACAAGTCGGGCCACTGGGTCTGGCTGGAATCCACCGGCACCAACGCCAGCACTGATCCTGACCTGCGGGGCGTAGTGATCAATACACGCGACGTTACGGCCCGTCTGGAAGCTGAGCAGGCACATCGGGACAGCACCCGTCGGCTGCAACTGTCCGGCGAACAGTCGGACACCCTGATTCACATCTTCAACCCGGACTACGACTGCGTCTACGTGTCGCCCGCCGCACAGGGCATGCTCGGTTACTCCCCTGAGGAATTGCTGGCATGCCCGGTTCATCAGTTAATTCACCCCGAGGATCTGCCGGGAGTCGAAACCGCCTGGAAGGCCCAGGCTCCCACGTCGGCCTACCGGATCCGGCGCTGTGACGGGACGTTCCTGTGGGTGGAGAGCACGGTGCGCCGGGTGATGGACGAGCAGGGAGCGCTGGTGGAGACGTACATCGCCACGCGGGACATCACGTCACGCAAAGAGGCGGAAAAGGCCCTGCGTCTCCAGCTGCGCCGCTTCCAGCACCTGGTGGAGCTGACTGCGGAGTTTGCTGCGCAGGAGGATCCCGAGCAACACATTCAGACCGCCCTTGAGCGCTGCCTGGAACTGACGCCCTACGCCTACGGTTTCTATTTCCCGGTCAATGGCGACACCCTGATTGAACCGTTGCATGCCGGTGAGGCCACCAGTGAGATGTTTGCGTGGACTCTTCCCCTGGAGCAGGTCCACCGCCGGGGTGAGGTCGGCCAGGCGCTGCGCCGCCACGAGGCCTTCTTCGCCGGCCCTGCTCAGGCGGTGTTCAGTCCGCCTGAATCGCTGCCCCGGCCAGTCTGGACGACCATGGCAGTTGTGCCGGTCGGGACGAGGGGTGCGTTGCGCGGCTTCATGGCTTTCGGCACCAACGACGCCGTGGAAGTGGACAGGGACATCCGCCGGTTGCTGCTGGGTGTGGGGGAGCAGGCCAGCCGCGCCGTGGAGCGCAGCGCCCACCTGGACGAACTCAGGCAGTCGCGAGAGGAGACGTTGCGGGCGCTGGGACTCGCCCTGGAGTACCGCGATTACGAAACCAAGGGGCACACCGACCGCGTGGTGGACCTGACCAGTCGCCTCGGGCGCGCGCTGGGATTCTCCGGGGACGATCTGGACGCGCTTCGCTGGGGAGCCTTTCTGCACGATACCGGGAAGGTTGCTATCCCCGACGCGATCCTGCTCAAGCCCGGCAGACTCGATGCCCAGGAATGGCAGATCATCAAGCGTCACCCAGAAATTGGCTACGAGATGCTGCACCACATTCCCTCCCTGCCTCCGGCCACCCTGGAAGTCGTGCTGTACCACCAGGAGCGCTGGAACGGCAGCGGATATCCCAGAGGGTTGATCGGTCCGGACATTCCGCTGGCCGCGCGGGTGTTCGCCGTGGTGGACGTCTACGATGCCCTGACGAGTGAGCGCCCCTACAAGAGAGCCTGGACCCATGAGGAGGCGGCGGTGCAGCTTAGAAAAGAGGCCGCCGTGCTGCTGGACGCACAGGTCGTCGAAGCGTTCTTGCAGCTCACCTTCTCAGCCCGTTCCCCCACCGAGGAGCGTTGCCATGACCCAGAGTAA
- a CDS encoding alpha/beta fold hydrolase, translating into MTQSKSTFTQRSHVTITGSGERTLLCAHGFCSHQGIFRYQVEAFGDTRQVMTYDLAGFGQSDPSLWTASRHHQLEGYAADMVRLIDELDLRHITLLGASMSAMIGLRASLERPERFDALVFIGASPRYLNDPYYLGGFERADVDGFYGLVDRQQGWQEVMTDMLLNQPVSLALQEVAQRVQGVRPEVAGVVARAIFESDHRNMLERARHPVLVVQTRADSAVPISVAHHLAQHLPDAELTFLPGVGHLPNFTEPEAFNTVLREFLTRTEGRGLAVA; encoded by the coding sequence ATGACCCAGAGTAAATCCACCTTCACCCAACGCTCCCACGTCACCATCACCGGCTCAGGTGAACGCACCCTACTATGTGCACACGGGTTCTGCTCGCACCAGGGCATCTTCCGGTATCAGGTTGAAGCCTTTGGGGACACCCGGCAGGTCATGACCTACGATCTGGCCGGATTCGGCCAGTCAGATCCTTCTCTGTGGACGGCCTCGCGTCACCACCAGCTTGAAGGGTATGCCGCAGACATGGTGCGGCTGATCGACGAACTGGACCTGCGGCACATCACCCTGCTGGGGGCGTCCATGAGCGCGATGATCGGCCTGCGGGCCTCGCTGGAGCGTCCAGAACGCTTTGACGCGCTGGTGTTCATCGGCGCCAGCCCCCGCTACCTAAACGATCCCTATTATCTGGGAGGTTTCGAGCGGGCCGATGTCGACGGATTCTACGGTCTGGTGGACCGTCAGCAGGGCTGGCAGGAGGTCATGACCGATATGCTGCTCAACCAGCCTGTGTCCCTGGCGCTTCAGGAGGTGGCACAACGGGTTCAAGGGGTGCGGCCGGAAGTGGCGGGGGTGGTGGCGCGGGCGATCTTCGAGTCGGATCACCGCAACATGCTGGAGCGTGCCCGGCACCCGGTGCTGGTGGTGCAGACTCGTGCGGACAGCGCGGTACCGATCAGCGTGGCGCACCACCTGGCCCAGCACTTGCCCGACGCTGAGCTGACCTTTCTGCCGGGCGTGGGACATCTTCCCAATTTCACGGAGCCGGAAGCCTTCAACACGGTTCTCAGGGAATTTCTGACCCGTACAGAGGGGCGTGGGCTGGCGGTCGCCTGA